One genomic window of Arcobacter lacus includes the following:
- a CDS encoding GIY-YIG nuclease family protein codes for MKKIPFYLLTNKLYTMSLKNYLNYLKKDILSSSWFKENCKNKNIRVKVLSKDYFSQEPKNCYFIYNKEKIYFYKLFLLKFEYQETIKNNYHLKLLNINIKHETLFNLATLLFSSQKLFLDTGHYPNIIFLDRKIFIKSYIKEYNSYLDLSILSKILNNINYAQDSYIYKLNHLFPKKTFIYSVYIKILLNSKKVLENDLEISKLLFELYNIKISRRTVCDIRNKYLIPRIKRNEEKKLTLNFNNFNNKRKILNKENISTLENNLKGVYELSSNEKNFYPFAENKVIYIGSSNNLKKRLKTYTSKTAHTNNIKNFIKENEKIYFRIIKTFDYQEYEKELIDRFINIYGDLPRLNTQRILKEFIPEN; via the coding sequence ATGAAAAAAATTCCATTTTATTTACTTACAAATAAACTTTATACAATGAGTTTAAAAAATTATTTAAATTATTTAAAAAAAGATATTTTATCTAGCAGTTGGTTTAAAGAGAATTGTAAAAATAAGAATATTAGAGTAAAAGTTTTATCAAAAGACTATTTCTCTCAAGAACCAAAAAATTGTTATTTTATATACAATAAAGAAAAAATATATTTTTATAAACTCTTTTTACTAAAGTTTGAATATCAAGAAACAATCAAAAACAATTATCACCTAAAGCTATTAAATATAAATATAAAACATGAAACTTTATTTAATTTAGCAACATTGTTATTTTCATCACAAAAATTATTTTTAGACACAGGTCACTATCCAAATATAATTTTTTTAGATAGAAAGATATTTATAAAATCTTATATAAAAGAATATAATTCTTACTTAGATTTATCTATTTTATCAAAGATTTTAAACAATATAAATTATGCACAAGATAGTTATATTTATAAATTAAATCATCTATTTCCTAAAAAAACTTTTATTTATTCTGTTTATATAAAAATCTTATTAAATTCAAAAAAAGTTTTAGAAAATGATTTAGAAATATCAAAACTATTATTTGAATTGTATAATATAAAAATATCAAGACGAACTGTTTGTGATATCAGAAATAAATATTTAATTCCCAGAATAAAAAGAAATGAAGAAAAAAAACTAACATTAAACTTCAATAATTTTAATAATAAAAGAAAGATTTTGAATAAAGAAAATATTTCAACTTTAGAAAATAATTTAAAAGGTGTTTATGAACTATCATCTAATGAAAAAAATTTTTATCCATTTGCAGAAAATAAAGTCATTTATATTGGTTCATCAAATAATTTAAAAAAAAGATTAAAAACATATACTTCAAAAACCGCACATACAAATAATATTAAAAATTTTATAAAAGAAAATGAAAAAATATACTTCAGAATAATAAAAACTTTCGATTATCAAGAGTACGAAAAAGAGTTAATAGATAGATTTATAAATATTTATGGTGATTTACCAAGATTAAATACACAGAGAATTTTAAAAGAGTTTATTCCAGAAAACTAA
- a CDS encoding TonB-dependent copper receptor, with protein sequence MNRKRIILCLSLCTSLLLSEEKTTEKKETTVLEKIEVVSIVESDNPLKVITDPKNPIQPIPASDGADFLKNIPGFSVKRKGGTDGDPIFRGMSGSKLGIFSDGQEVYGGCGGRMDPPTAYIFPESYDSVVITKGPQTVLAGSGFSAGVVQFEKNPKYYSTPDYDIYSSFKQGSFGRSDQFIDISGGAPLGYAQLIATRSHSNDYKDGKGDIVDSEYTRWNTSLTLGYTPTDDTTFEISGSKGDGEAKYADRTMDASKLLRENIALKVIKYNLAKNVEKVEMQVYRNYVDHIMDNYSLREAPISAMTGKKAYSAMNPDRTTIGGNLKVTTEIPSLLLTNVSGIDFKEDEHTTRSAMMKTSSSIADSDMLSAPRQTDFDFSQVGFFNESTIDINEDNRIVAGLRLDKHEVTDKRTKLGMLIYNNPNYNQTDKDTLPSGFIRYEKDIPDYGLKTYIGFGHSERFADYWERTKYNLEGINNSNKANPNAITSIDIPEPEKTNQIDIGASWTSGDLTTSASMFYSKVDDYILNRWFDENGNTMTVPYGMGTTSYTSVYNIDATIYGGELSASYQITSDYKIIGSLTHVVGRNDTEDKPLAQQPPLEGKISAMYDNGKYSAGILARFISKQDRYDIGAGSIVMNGVDKGETPGASIFSINGGYKYNKNVSLNFGVDNLFDKAYMEHLSNSDVSSATTFMAQERIYEPGRNFWFELKTKF encoded by the coding sequence GTGAATAGAAAGAGGATTATTTTATGTTTATCTTTATGTACAAGTTTACTCTTATCAGAAGAGAAAACTACTGAAAAAAAAGAGACTACAGTTTTAGAGAAAATAGAAGTTGTTTCTATTGTTGAATCTGACAATCCATTAAAAGTTATAACAGACCCTAAAAATCCAATTCAACCAATTCCAGCTAGTGATGGAGCTGATTTTTTGAAAAATATACCAGGTTTTTCTGTTAAAAGAAAAGGTGGAACAGATGGAGATCCAATATTTAGAGGAATGTCTGGTTCTAAACTTGGAATATTCTCAGATGGACAAGAGGTATATGGAGGATGTGGAGGAAGAATGGATCCTCCTACTGCATATATTTTCCCTGAATCTTACGATAGTGTAGTTATTACAAAAGGTCCTCAAACTGTATTAGCAGGTTCTGGTTTTTCTGCTGGTGTAGTGCAATTTGAAAAAAATCCTAAATATTATTCTACACCAGATTATGATATATATTCTTCTTTTAAACAAGGAAGTTTTGGAAGAAGTGATCAATTTATTGATATTAGTGGAGGAGCACCTTTAGGATACGCTCAGTTAATTGCAACTCGTTCACATTCAAATGATTATAAAGATGGTAAAGGTGATATTGTAGATTCAGAATATACAAGATGGAATACAAGTCTTACTTTAGGATATACACCTACAGATGATACTACTTTTGAAATTTCAGGTTCAAAAGGTGATGGTGAAGCAAAATACGCTGATAGAACAATGGATGCTTCAAAATTACTTAGAGAAAATATAGCATTAAAAGTAATAAAATATAATCTTGCAAAAAATGTAGAAAAAGTTGAAATGCAAGTTTATAGAAACTATGTAGATCATATCATGGATAATTATTCATTAAGAGAAGCTCCTATTAGTGCCATGACTGGTAAAAAAGCATATTCTGCTATGAATCCAGATAGAACAACGATTGGAGGAAACTTAAAAGTTACTACTGAGATACCATCTCTTTTATTGACAAATGTATCTGGTATAGATTTTAAAGAAGATGAACATACTACAAGAAGTGCTATGATGAAAACATCTTCTTCAATAGCGGATAGTGATATGCTTTCTGCTCCAAGACAAACAGATTTTGATTTTTCTCAAGTTGGATTTTTTAATGAATCTACAATTGATATAAATGAAGATAATAGAATTGTTGCTGGACTTAGATTAGATAAACATGAAGTAACAGATAAAAGAACAAAACTTGGAATGTTGATTTACAACAATCCAAATTATAATCAAACAGATAAAGATACTTTGCCAAGTGGATTTATAAGATATGAAAAAGATATTCCAGATTATGGTTTAAAAACATATATCGGATTTGGACACTCTGAAAGATTTGCTGATTATTGGGAAAGAACAAAATATAACCTTGAAGGTATAAATAATTCAAATAAAGCAAATCCAAATGCGATAACTTCAATAGATATTCCAGAACCTGAAAAAACAAATCAAATTGATATTGGTGCTAGTTGGACAAGTGGTGATTTAACAACTTCAGCTTCTATGTTTTATAGTAAAGTTGATGACTATATTTTAAATAGATGGTTTGATGAAAATGGAAATACAATGACTGTTCCATATGGTATGGGAACAACATCTTATACATCAGTTTATAATATTGATGCAACTATCTATGGTGGAGAATTAAGTGCAAGTTACCAAATAACAAGTGATTATAAAATTATAGGATCATTAACACATGTTGTTGGAAGAAATGATACAGAGGATAAACCTTTAGCACAACAACCACCTCTTGAAGGTAAAATATCTGCTATGTATGATAATGGAAAATATTCAGCTGGAATTCTTGCAAGATTTATTTCAAAACAAGATAGATATGATATTGGAGCTGGAAGTATAGTTATGAATGGTGTTGACAAAGGTGAAACTCCAGGTGCTTCAATCTTCTCTATAAATGGTGGATATAAATATAATAAAAATGTTTCACTTAATTTTGGAGTTGATAACTTATTTGACAAAGCATATATGGAACACTTAAGTAATTCAGATGTTTCAAGTGCTACAACTTTTATGGCTCAAGAGAGAATATATGAACCAGGGAGAAATTTTTGGTTTGAATTAAAAACTAAATTTTAA
- a CDS encoding TonB-dependent receptor, which yields MKKIISLSLIATAILGANETTTLKDINVVEKANSELIKDISNEELKSADLADALMKNSPNISIVRRNGIANDIILRGQKKDNINILIDGAKIYGACPNRMDPPTSHIVTNNIESVKIIEGPYDVENFGTLSGLVKVDTVEPKEGFNGEINLNAGSFGYKKASTTISGGNDFVKALISASTEKGEQYKDGNGDNFLQQQIKRGVPKVQQYTNKDLDGFEKKSVLSKLQFNLTDDQDLRLSYTANRSDGILYPAGPMDADYDDSDIYTLGYTIRELGSLSKQLDLDYYYSKVDHPMSTKERNFFLNSNAMMRNMYMTNHLKTSVWGTTVKNSLDVGDSLVTVGLDTSVRNWRGGMYSTNINTGVTTPSDTNRMYSTDTTNKAVFTKIEKSFGALDLEAGIRYDYTDIETQRPNVDDNKYSSLNGYVFGAYNIDDESKVFAGIGKSSRVPDARELYQQTTASNPNLEDTKNYEADLGFEKTIGSFFIKPKIFYSELKDYIYNSGSFENIDAKIYGFDVSGFYYLTQDLSFDYGVAYLKGKKDGKYTGNDKDLAEIPPLKANFAINYEYAKSKFKAEVIAVDRWDSYDASAKEQELAGYAVVNLKYTQALFKHFEVTLGVDNLFDKVYNSTNTYQDITYVEVAGDRVLFNDPGRYGYVNLKYSF from the coding sequence ATGAAAAAAATTATCTCTTTGTCTCTTATTGCAACTGCTATATTGGGTGCAAATGAAACTACAACTTTAAAAGACATAAATGTAGTTGAAAAAGCAAATTCAGAGCTTATAAAAGATATTAGTAATGAAGAATTAAAAAGTGCAGATTTAGCTGATGCTTTGATGAAAAATTCTCCTAATATTTCTATTGTAAGAAGAAATGGTATAGCAAATGACATTATTTTAAGGGGACAAAAAAAGGATAATATCAATATTTTAATTGATGGTGCAAAAATTTATGGAGCTTGTCCAAATAGAATGGATCCACCAACTTCTCATATTGTTACAAATAATATAGAGAGTGTAAAAATTATTGAAGGTCCTTATGATGTTGAAAACTTTGGAACTTTAAGTGGATTAGTAAAAGTTGATACAGTTGAACCAAAAGAGGGATTTAATGGGGAAATAAATCTAAATGCAGGAAGTTTTGGATATAAAAAAGCTAGTACAACAATCAGTGGAGGAAATGATTTTGTAAAAGCTTTAATTTCAGCATCAACTGAAAAAGGTGAACAATACAAAGATGGAAATGGTGATAACTTCTTACAACAACAAATAAAAAGAGGAGTTCCAAAAGTACAACAATATACGAATAAAGACTTAGATGGTTTTGAGAAAAAGAGTGTTTTATCAAAACTTCAATTTAATCTTACAGATGACCAAGATTTAAGACTATCATATACAGCAAATAGAAGTGATGGTATTTTATATCCAGCAGGTCCAATGGATGCTGATTATGATGATAGTGATATTTATACTTTAGGATATACAATTAGAGAATTAGGAAGTTTATCAAAACAGCTTGATTTAGACTACTATTATTCAAAAGTGGATCATCCTATGAGCACAAAAGAGAGAAACTTTTTCTTAAATTCGAATGCTATGATGAGAAATATGTATATGACAAATCATCTAAAAACTTCTGTTTGGGGAACAACAGTTAAAAACTCTTTAGATGTTGGAGACTCTTTAGTTACAGTTGGACTTGATACTAGCGTTAGAAATTGGCGAGGAGGTATGTATAGTACAAACATAAATACTGGTGTAACTACGCCAAGCGATACTAATCGTATGTACTCTACAGATACAACAAATAAAGCTGTATTTACAAAAATTGAAAAATCATTTGGTGCTTTAGATTTAGAAGCAGGAATTAGATATGACTATACAGATATAGAAACTCAAAGACCAAATGTAGATGATAATAAATATTCAAGTTTAAATGGATATGTTTTTGGTGCATATAATATAGATGATGAAAGTAAAGTTTTTGCTGGTATTGGAAAATCTTCAAGAGTTCCAGATGCTAGAGAACTTTATCAACAAACAACAGCTTCAAATCCGAATTTAGAAGATACAAAAAACTATGAAGCAGATTTAGGATTTGAAAAAACGATTGGAAGTTTTTTTATAAAACCAAAAATATTTTATTCAGAGTTAAAAGATTATATTTATAACAGTGGTTCATTTGAAAATATTGATGCAAAAATTTATGGATTTGACGTTAGTGGATTTTATTATTTAACGCAAGATTTATCTTTTGATTATGGAGTTGCTTACTTAAAAGGTAAAAAAGATGGGAAATATACAGGAAATGATAAAGATTTAGCAGAAATTCCACCATTAAAAGCAAATTTTGCAATAAATTATGAATATGCAAAATCTAAATTTAAAGCAGAAGTAATTGCTGTTGATAGATGGGATAGTTATGATGCAAGTGCAAAAGAACAAGAACTTGCTGGATATGCAGTAGTAAATTTAAAATATACTCAAGCACTGTTTAAACATTTTGAAGTAACTTTAGGAGTTGATAATTTATTTGATAAAGTTTACAACTCTACAAATACTTATCAAGATATTACATATGTTGAAGTTGCTGGAGATAGAGTTTTATTTAATGATCCAGGAAGATATGGATACGTAAATTTAAAATATAGCTTTTAA
- the nth gene encoding endonuclease III produces the protein MKKATKQDIEIIKLAFLEHYSEAVTELNYTNDYELLIAIILSAQCTDKRVNIITPALFEKYPSAKELAVADLADVKELLKSCSFFNNKATNIIKMAQSVMMNYDGNIPHNQKELMKLAGVGNKTANVFMIEFEGANVMAVDTHVFRVSHRLGLSDAKNVTLTEADLVKKLKGDLHIFHQAMVLFGRYICKAVKPECDKCYFPHICKSKSGFKPA, from the coding sequence ATGAAAAAAGCAACAAAACAAGATATAGAAATAATCAAACTAGCCTTTTTGGAACATTATAGCGAAGCTGTTACAGAGTTAAATTATACAAATGATTATGAGTTATTAATAGCAATTATTTTAAGTGCACAATGTACAGATAAAAGAGTTAATATCATAACTCCAGCCCTATTTGAAAAATATCCAAGTGCAAAAGAGTTAGCAGTTGCCGATTTAGCTGATGTTAAAGAGTTACTAAAAAGTTGCTCTTTTTTCAATAATAAAGCAACAAATATCATAAAAATGGCACAAAGTGTTATGATGAATTATGATGGAAATATTCCCCACAATCAAAAAGAGTTGATGAAACTAGCAGGTGTTGGAAATAAAACAGCAAATGTTTTTATGATTGAGTTTGAGGGAGCAAATGTAATGGCTGTTGATACTCATGTTTTTAGAGTTTCTCATAGATTGGGACTAAGTGATGCTAAAAATGTAACACTAACAGAAGCTGATTTGGTAAAAAAATTAAAAGGTGATTTACATATTTTTCATCAAGCAATGGTTTTATTTGGAAGATATATTTGTAAAGCTGTAAAACCAGAATGTGACAAATGCTATTTCCCACATATTTGTAAAAGTAAAAGTGGCTTTAAACCAGCCTAA
- the uvrB gene encoding excinuclease ABC subunit UvrB, with the protein MSKFKVVSDYEPSGDQPKAIEALSNSIKAGNQYNTLLGVTGSGKTYTIAKVIEKTQKPTLIMTHNKTLAAQLYSEFKSFFPNNHVEYFISYYDYYQPEAYIPRSDLFIEKDSSINDELERLRLSATASLLSFDDVIVIASVSANYGLGNPSEYKAMVQRIEVGFEYSQKEFLLKLVEMGYKRNDKFFDRADFRVNGDVIDIFPAYFEDEFIRVEFFGDEVESISKHEYITNSRTKDLNEAIIYSVNPFVVTQENLANAVKQIEEELDDRLEFFQKEQKLVEYQRLKQRVEFDLEMIEGTGMCKGIENYARHLTGLKPGETPYSLLDYFEQMGKDFLLVVDESHVSLPQFRGMHAADRSRKEVLVEYGFRLPSALDNRPLKFDEFIKKAPHYVFVSATPNELELEMSSVVAEQIIRPTGLLDPIIDIIDSEFQVEKLHDEIKKVIAKNERVLVTVLTKKMAEELASYYADLGIKVKYMHSEIDAIERNQIIRELRLGTFDVLIGINLLREGLDIPETSLVAILDADKEGFLRSRTSLIQTIGRAARNENGRVILFAKKVTDSMQFAIDETNRRRKLQEDFNIEHNITPKSTKRKLDENLKLEEYDDVAWKKQKLEKMPASERKKILIELNKQMKKAASDLNFEEAIRLRDEIAKIKDM; encoded by the coding sequence TTGTCAAAATTTAAGGTAGTAAGTGATTATGAACCAAGTGGAGATCAACCAAAAGCTATAGAAGCATTAAGTAACTCAATAAAAGCTGGTAATCAATACAACACGCTTTTAGGGGTAACTGGAAGTGGGAAAACATATACAATTGCAAAAGTAATTGAGAAAACTCAAAAACCTACTCTTATTATGACACATAATAAGACTTTGGCTGCACAACTTTATAGTGAATTTAAATCATTTTTCCCAAATAATCATGTGGAATATTTCATTTCTTATTATGATTATTATCAACCTGAAGCTTATATTCCAAGAAGTGATTTATTTATAGAAAAAGATAGTTCAATAAATGATGAATTAGAAAGATTAAGACTTAGTGCAACTGCTTCACTTTTATCTTTTGATGATGTAATTGTTATTGCTTCAGTATCTGCAAACTATGGTTTAGGAAATCCAAGTGAATATAAAGCGATGGTTCAAAGAATTGAAGTAGGGTTTGAGTATTCACAAAAAGAGTTTTTATTAAAACTTGTGGAAATGGGTTATAAAAGAAATGATAAATTTTTTGATAGAGCAGATTTTAGAGTAAATGGAGATGTTATAGATATATTTCCTGCTTACTTTGAAGATGAATTTATTAGAGTTGAATTTTTTGGAGATGAGGTTGAATCAATCTCAAAACATGAATATATTACAAATTCAAGAACTAAAGATTTAAATGAAGCAATTATCTATTCAGTTAATCCATTCGTTGTAACACAAGAAAACTTAGCAAATGCTGTTAAGCAAATAGAAGAAGAACTTGATGATAGATTAGAGTTTTTTCAAAAAGAACAAAAATTAGTAGAGTATCAAAGACTAAAACAAAGAGTTGAATTTGATTTAGAGATGATTGAAGGAACAGGAATGTGCAAAGGAATTGAAAACTATGCACGACATTTAACTGGATTAAAACCTGGTGAAACTCCTTATTCATTACTTGATTATTTTGAACAAATGGGAAAAGATTTTTTACTTGTTGTTGATGAATCTCATGTATCTTTACCACAGTTTCGAGGAATGCATGCAGCTGATAGAAGCCGAAAAGAAGTTTTAGTTGAATATGGATTTAGACTTCCAAGTGCTTTGGATAATAGACCACTAAAATTTGATGAATTTATAAAAAAAGCACCACATTATGTATTTGTAAGTGCAACACCAAATGAACTAGAACTTGAAATGAGTTCTGTTGTTGCTGAACAAATTATAAGACCAACAGGATTACTTGATCCAATAATTGACATTATAGATAGTGAATTTCAAGTTGAAAAACTTCACGATGAGATAAAAAAAGTAATTGCTAAAAATGAAAGAGTTTTAGTTACCGTTTTGACGAAAAAAATGGCAGAAGAGTTAGCAAGTTATTATGCTGATTTAGGAATAAAAGTAAAATATATGCACTCTGAAATTGATGCAATTGAAAGAAATCAAATCATAAGAGAGTTAAGACTTGGAACTTTTGATGTTTTAATTGGAATTAACCTCTTAAGAGAAGGTTTGGATATCCCAGAAACTTCACTTGTTGCAATACTTGATGCAGATAAAGAAGGATTTTTAAGAAGTAGAACTTCACTTATTCAAACAATTGGACGAGCTGCTAGAAATGAAAATGGAAGAGTTATTTTATTTGCAAAAAAAGTAACAGATTCTATGCAGTTTGCAATTGATGAAACAAATAGAAGAAGAAAACTTCAAGAAGATTTCAATATTGAACACAATATCACTCCAAAATCTACAAAAAGAAAACTTGATGAAAATCTAAAACTTGAAGAGTATGATGATGTAGCTTGGAAAAAACAAAAACTAGAAAAAATGCCAGCTAGTGAACGTAAAAAAATCTTAATTGAATTAAATAAACAGATGAAAAAAGCTGCAAGTGATTTGAACTTTGAAGAGGCAATTAGATTAAGAGATGAAATAGCTAAGATTAAGGATATGTAA
- a CDS encoding UDP-2,3-diacylglucosamine diphosphatase: protein MNLQIKDEAIFVADSHFNQKNQELLQLLKKIENKEINISQLFLMGDIFDFLSCECKYFIKQNIEVINLLNRLSNDLEIIYLEGNHDFNLQNLFSNIKVIKRENQPFFAKIEEKKVALSHGDNFLDWKYELFCKIIRNSIFLKFMNFIDINFFISKKLEQALLNKNICHNILNFENIVEKRVKNYSDDIVIEGHYHQGKTLIFKNQKYINIASLCCQKEYLRFKNNEFFIEKLKD from the coding sequence ATGAATCTTCAAATTAAAGATGAGGCTATTTTTGTAGCTGATTCTCACTTCAATCAAAAAAATCAAGAACTTTTACAATTATTAAAAAAAATTGAAAATAAAGAGATAAATATTTCTCAACTTTTTTTAATGGGTGATATTTTTGATTTTTTATCATGTGAATGTAAATATTTTATAAAACAAAATATTGAAGTTATAAATCTTTTGAACAGATTATCTAATGATTTAGAAATTATTTATTTAGAGGGAAACCACGATTTTAATCTACAAAATCTTTTTTCAAATATAAAAGTAATAAAAAGAGAGAATCAACCTTTTTTTGCAAAAATAGAAGAAAAAAAAGTTGCTTTATCCCATGGAGATAATTTTTTAGATTGGAAATATGAACTATTTTGTAAAATAATAAGAAATAGTATATTTTTAAAGTTTATGAATTTTATAGATATAAATTTTTTTATTTCAAAAAAACTTGAACAAGCTTTATTAAACAAAAATATTTGTCATAATATTTTAAATTTCGAGAACATTGTAGAAAAAAGAGTAAAAAATTATAGTGATGATATTGTTATCGAAGGACATTATCATCAAGGTAAAACTTTAATTTTTAAAAATCAAAAATATATAAATATTGCATCTCTTTGTTGTCAAAAAGAGTATTTAAGATTTAAAAATAATGAATTTTTTATTGAAAAGCTAAAGGATTAA
- the greA gene encoding transcription elongation factor GreA: protein MEKEPMTLAGYNKVTAELDFLKKTERPETVIALDEARQLGDLKENAEYHSAKEKLKLIDIQIAELNAVISKAVIIDPTTLPHDRVSFGSTIDLVDVDTDEEFTYTIVGGVESSAEKGMISFNSPLAKQLMGKEAGDELNATLPGGAKTFEILKVYYKEISL from the coding sequence ATGGAAAAGGAACCAATGACCCTAGCAGGTTATAATAAAGTAACAGCAGAATTAGATTTTTTGAAAAAAACAGAAAGACCTGAAACTGTAATTGCATTAGATGAAGCTAGACAGTTAGGCGATTTAAAAGAAAATGCCGAATATCACTCTGCAAAAGAAAAATTAAAGTTAATTGACATTCAAATTGCAGAGTTAAATGCAGTAATTTCAAAGGCAGTTATTATTGATCCAACAACTTTACCTCATGATAGAGTAAGTTTTGGGTCAACTATTGACTTAGTTGATGTCGATACAGATGAAGAATTTACTTACACAATAGTTGGTGGAGTAGAATCAAGTGCTGAAAAAGGAATGATATCTTTTAATTCACCTTTAGCAAAACAACTTATGGGAAAAGAAGCAGGTGATGAATTAAATGCAACACTTCCTGGTGGAGCTAAAACTTTTGAAATCTTAAAAGTTTATTACAAAGAGATAAGTTTATAA
- a CDS encoding tRNA threonylcarbamoyladenosine dehydratase, translating into MKYDRTIKLFGQETFDKFKDVKLILFGVGGVGSFALDALYNTGITNITIVDFDTYEDSNMNRQLGSHGNIGRIKVEVLKEKYPEITPIHVKVTPEWIDNFDFSSYDYILDAIDDIKPKVHLIKKHFTKVISTSGGAKRIDATKLEYISIWDTYNDQFIKKVRTELKNQGFKKKFKVIFSSEVPLCIEKGSFEGVTASFGLMMASVTVQKLLKKIKKAKD; encoded by the coding sequence ATGAAATATGATAGAACAATAAAACTATTTGGACAAGAAACATTTGATAAGTTTAAAGATGTGAAATTAATACTATTTGGTGTTGGAGGAGTTGGTAGTTTTGCTCTTGATGCACTATATAATACGGGAATTACAAATATCACTATAGTTGATTTTGATACATATGAAGATTCAAATATGAATAGACAATTAGGAAGCCACGGAAATATAGGAAGAATAAAAGTTGAAGTATTAAAAGAAAAATATCCAGAAATTACTCCAATTCATGTAAAAGTTACTCCTGAATGGATTGATAACTTCGATTTTTCATCTTATGATTATATTTTAGATGCAATTGATGATATAAAACCTAAAGTTCATTTGATTAAAAAACATTTTACAAAAGTTATAAGTACAAGTGGAGGAGCAAAAAGAATAGATGCTACTAAACTTGAATATATATCTATTTGGGATACTTATAACGACCAATTTATAAAAAAAGTAAGAACTGAATTAAAAAATCAAGGCTTTAAAAAGAAGTTTAAAGTTATCTTTTCATCAGAAGTTCCTTTATGTATCGAAAAAGGAAGTTTTGAAGGAGTTACTGCTTCTTTTGGTTTAATGATGGCATCTGTAACAGTTCAAAAACTATTAAAAAAAATAAAAAAAGCTAAAGATTAG
- a CDS encoding chemotaxis protein CheV — MSGISGSVEQMTQGHLRNVQQLAVFYTGHNNIYAINIAKVKAFIITEEVAINDTPKDSDIIAGIATIRGEPVTLINLDAWLGLRALDVKEYKLIIFCEFNHKKIGFLVKDMLDIVEKTTQELRHTEETNSKITYTTYVKVNNKDELCTVFNAEQLLRDIKWTDDGDDDVRKYVGEELHSNKVVLAAEDSGVAREVLTKFFQKAGVRYEVYANGGLLISRLEELNPSEVGMVVTDIEMPGTDGYQVASFIKNNNKYSHIPVIVNSSMTTDAVRGKMNQIGVDGFVGKTDISTLYDLTKRFLIR, encoded by the coding sequence ATGAGCGGTATTAGTGGTAGTGTTGAACAAATGACACAAGGTCATTTGAGAAATGTTCAACAGTTAGCAGTATTTTACACTGGTCATAATAATATTTACGCAATCAATATAGCGAAAGTTAAAGCTTTTATTATAACAGAAGAAGTAGCTATAAATGATACACCTAAAGATTCCGATATAATAGCTGGAATAGCAACAATTAGAGGTGAACCTGTAACTTTAATAAATCTTGACGCTTGGCTTGGATTAAGAGCATTAGATGTTAAAGAATATAAACTAATTATTTTTTGTGAATTCAATCATAAAAAAATTGGTTTTTTAGTTAAAGATATGCTTGATATTGTTGAAAAAACAACTCAAGAATTAAGACATACAGAAGAAACAAACTCTAAAATTACATATACAACTTATGTTAAAGTAAATAACAAAGATGAATTATGTACAGTATTTAATGCTGAACAACTTTTAAGAGACATCAAATGGACAGATGACGGAGATGATGATGTTAGAAAATATGTAGGAGAAGAACTACACTCAAATAAAGTAGTTTTAGCAGCTGAAGATTCTGGTGTTGCAAGAGAAGTTCTAACGAAATTTTTCCAAAAAGCTGGAGTTAGATATGAAGTTTATGCAAATGGTGGACTTCTAATATCAAGACTTGAAGAACTAAATCCTTCAGAAGTGGGAATGGTAGTTACAGATATTGAAATGCCAGGAACTGATGGTTATCAGGTTGCTTCATTTATTAAAAACAACAATAAATATTCACATATTCCAGTAATTGTAAACTCATCTATGACAACAGATGCAGTAAGAGGAAAAATGAATCAAATTGGAGTTGATGGATTTGTTGGAAAAACTGACATTTCTACTTTATATGATTTAACAAAAAGATTTCTTATAAGATGA